From a region of the Thermosulfurimonas sp. F29 genome:
- a CDS encoding UDP-glucose/GDP-mannose dehydrogenase family protein codes for MHIAVIGTGYVGLVSGAGMADFGMKVICVDKDRDKIKQLEKGRIPFYEPGLEELVHRNKEAGRLSFTTDLRKAVRQALAVFICVGTPPAPDGSADLSQIREVALALAEALDDYKVVVTKSTVPVGTNRWIKSLIDKHKKNNVAVDIISNPEFLREGSAVEDFMHPDRVVIGGESAYAIAIVKDIYRPLYLAETPFIITDLETAEMIKYASNAFLATKVSFINEIANLCEKVGADVTVVARAMGFDPRIGRKFLNPGPGFGGSCFPKDVKALVHQGREAGSPMRILEAVLEVNERQKRRAVEKAEALCGDLSGKTVAVLGLSFKPNTSDVRESPALTVVPELVKRGARVRVYDPVAMEEFQRWLPELRVDYVKNPLEAARGAHALIILTEWNEFRFLDLQEIKKIMAEPNLVDMRNIYEPETVKALGFRYTGVGRS; via the coding sequence GTGCACATCGCGGTGATCGGGACGGGTTATGTGGGGCTGGTTTCCGGGGCCGGAATGGCCGACTTCGGCATGAAGGTCATCTGCGTGGACAAGGATCGGGACAAGATCAAACAACTCGAGAAGGGCCGAATTCCCTTTTACGAGCCGGGGCTTGAGGAACTGGTGCACAGAAACAAGGAGGCCGGCCGTCTCTCCTTCACCACCGACCTGCGGAAGGCCGTAAGACAGGCCCTGGCCGTCTTTATCTGCGTCGGGACTCCGCCGGCCCCGGATGGTTCCGCCGATCTATCTCAGATCCGGGAAGTGGCCCTGGCCCTGGCCGAGGCCCTGGACGATTACAAGGTGGTGGTCACCAAGAGCACCGTGCCGGTGGGCACCAATCGTTGGATCAAGAGCCTTATCGACAAACACAAGAAAAACAATGTGGCCGTGGACATCATCTCCAATCCGGAATTTTTGCGGGAGGGTTCGGCGGTGGAGGACTTCATGCACCCGGATCGGGTGGTCATTGGGGGAGAGAGCGCCTACGCCATCGCCATCGTTAAGGACATCTACCGGCCCCTCTATCTGGCCGAGACCCCCTTCATCATCACCGATCTCGAGACCGCGGAGATGATCAAGTACGCCTCGAACGCCTTCCTGGCCACCAAGGTGAGTTTTATAAACGAAATCGCCAATCTGTGTGAGAAGGTGGGCGCGGATGTGACCGTGGTGGCCCGGGCCATGGGGTTTGACCCCCGGATCGGGCGGAAGTTTCTGAACCCCGGGCCGGGCTTCGGCGGATCCTGTTTCCCGAAGGATGTGAAGGCCCTGGTGCACCAGGGGCGCGAGGCGGGCTCCCCCATGCGTATCCTCGAGGCCGTGTTAGAGGTCAACGAAAGACAAAAGAGGCGAGCGGTGGAGAAGGCGGAGGCCCTCTGCGGCGATCTTTCCGGGAAGACGGTGGCGGTCCTGGGGCTTTCCTTCAAGCCCAACACCAGTGATGTGCGGGAATCCCCGGCGCTCACCGTGGTGCCGGAACTGGTAAAACGGGGAGCCCGGGTGCGCGTTTACGATCCGGTGGCCATGGAGGAGTTTCAGCGCTGGCTCCCGGAACTCCGGGTGGATTATGTAAAAAACCCCCTTGAGGCCGCTCGCGGAGCCCACGCCCTCATCATCCTTACCGAATGGAACGAATTCCGGTTCCTGGACCTCCAGGAGATCAAAAAGATCATGGCCGAACCCAATCTGGTGGACATGCGCAACATCTACGAACCCGAAACCGTTAAGGCCCTGGGATTCCGTTACACCGGAGTGGGACGAAGTTAA